A DNA window from Setaria viridis chromosome 2, Setaria_viridis_v4.0, whole genome shotgun sequence contains the following coding sequences:
- the LOC117844859 gene encoding uncharacterized protein, producing MGKSKKSKARGGGDDLLDSSDADSMGSSSTALSDLSISYATEHVNSQEFVLDKYIDDLYEKRGSTREAALVKLVDAFESFMLHGLLENKYATMLSQFNNSVKKGSAKEVFLASRAIGLLAITLGAGSSSHEIMEESHPQLCRVLQAWSDASKMISALDCLAVITFVGATDLAETELALKAMWDVIHPKSGSNVGTVRKPKPPVLAAAISAWTFLLTTIGSWRINTDSWKEPIAFLSTLLEAEDRAVRMAAGEALALCFELNLLDVSCEDGDANTGGTGGSKNKLFLDMQALKAKISGLASNLSAEAGGKGADKKNLTDQRDLFQRILDFVKYGDCPEESIKIAGKRDVLRVSSWSELIQLNFLKRFLGKGFLKHVKENGLLQDIFDIKVDTTETLSSTDKKIFRSEEEKERALKLNKERRLAQARKNAAMLVE from the exons ATGGGGAAGA GCAAGAAGAGCAaggcccgcggcggcggggacgaccTGCTCGACAGCAGCGATGCCGACAGCATGGGCTCCTCGTCCACCGCGCTGTCGGATCTCTCCATCTCGTATGCCACCGAGCACGTCAACTCGCAGGAGTTCGTCCTCGACAAGTACATCGATGACCTCTACGAAAAGAG GGGATCTACAAGAGAGGCAGCATTGGTTAAACTGGTTGATGCCTTTGAAAGTTTTATGCTTCATGGTCTTTTGGAGAACAA GTATGCCACTATGCTAAGTCAATTCAACAATTCTGTGAAAAAAGGATCTGCTAAGGAGGTTTTTCTGGCATCTCGTGCCATCG GGTTATTGGCTATTACACTCGGTGCTGGGAGCAGTTCACATGAAATTATGGAGGAGTCACATCCCCAACTTTGTAGGGTACTGCAAGCTTGGTCCGATGCCTCAAAGATGATATCT GCACTTGATTGTTTGGCTGTCATCACATTTGTTGGTGCAACTGATCTGGCTGAAACAGAGTTAGCTTTGAAAGCCATGTGGGATGTGATTCATCCAAAATCTGGTTCAAAT GTGGGAACTGTCCGGAAACCTAAGCCTCCTGTGTTAGCAGCTGCTATATCTGCATGGACGTTTCTCCTAACTACTATTGGTTCATGGAGGATAAATACCGACAGTTGGAAAGA GCCCATCGCATTTCTCTCTACTCTTTTAGAAGCAGAGGATCGTGCTGTTCGAATGGCCGCTGGTGAAGCATTGGCTTTGTGCTTTGAGTTAAATCTGCTTGACGTTTCTTGTGAAGATGGCGATGCCAACACAGGAGGAACTGGTGGTTCTAAGAACAAGCTTTTCTTGGATATGCAAGCATTAAAAGCCAAGATATCTGGTCTAGCCTCTAATCTCTCTGCAGAGGCTGGGGGGAAAGGCGCAGACAAGAAAAACCTTACCGATCAAAGAGACCTGTTTCAACGAATCTTGGATTTTGTCAAG TATGGCGATTGCCCTGAAGAATCAATCAAGATTGCTGGAAAGCGTGATGTCTTAAGGGTTTCATCATGGTCTGAGTTAATCCAG TTGAATTTCTTAAAGCGGTTCCTTGGGAAAGGCTTTCTGAAGCATGTGAAG GAGAATGGACTTCTTCAAGATATCTTTGACATTAAGGTTGACACAACTGAAACCCTGTCATCCACTGATAAG AAAATCTTTAGGTctgaagaggaaaaagaaagagctcTCAAATTGAACAAAGAGCGTCGTCTAGCCCAG GCGAGGAAGAATGCTGCTATGTTGGTCGAGTAA